From Spirosoma aerolatum, one genomic window encodes:
- a CDS encoding SdrD B-like domain-containing protein, with protein MPTCTMASTTQVIQKRPFTPGGLVKATCLTVSLFFLTQLFSVGLAQCISNSTLTIPVTLSGDDATEVTSGTVSTINTSSADLAFFNRYIGIRFASVYIPKSATITNAYIQFTGNSATSTSAGISNVGIRGHNVANSNSFTAAIGSNDISSRYTTAPTSASVNWTNSATWTNGAQGVNQRTPDLKAIVQEIVNRSDWKPNNAITLLLNATSGTGPSANAYDEPSSGDPKLVITYQATTTVTVTPTVSGCYNTTAGSRATVSVEVGWTDAPANDNLVIKLGNQTRQVTPGINVISFFDPDPYETQVPVEFASPQVFTFEIPADGSGGTVTASFASNTVCTSTASFTAPAACQPITCTSGTDLSGTAFNDFNGDGVKNAGETTGVSGIVVKAYDCAGTVYTTTTDVNGQYKLTIPLANYPVRLEFTNLPSAYSAQGTPNGVDGRTTVQFITAPDCGVDLGMSDPTDYCQNNPKIFVPCYVNGNPLASGTAGTQDAFVSVNYNDFSTSTGSGNYTNSTNPAHIASASQVGALWGTVYNKQTKTIFTSSVLRRHAGLGPLGLGGIYAINPTTNAVSNFLDVTNLGINVGSASVGSNVSRGLSASAISFSHDSAAFAQVGKVGIGGLTISSDGNQLYFVNLFDKKVYRLDISAYNAGGASPTTSTSFAIPNGCSNGNNSRPWGIKYHKGKVYVGVICDGSVTDNRSDMRAFVYALDPVANTWSTIFDFPLTYPKGPALLNDDIQAGAASNNWRTWTDNFDQLVFVDGHYLLRSQPILSGIEFDIDNSMVLGFADRTGLQGAADNYGTRAADTKLYYAISGGDILRAANINGVYILENNAKVAGITGALPNNSQGPGSGEFYNDDFVQVGILVHTENALGGLAIRPGSGNVLTSAMDPLNEVPYANGFRQFSNANGSIQSSYVVFQNGNFQKSVGLGDFELGCTTPTFIEIGNRVWFDTDNDGIQDPCEQSLSGVNVSLYKAGAVVATTTTNANGEYYFSSKSKLTNGTWNGTGADTTLLPNTAYQVVFGTGGQFTGGSLTISSNRYQLTQALSTAPTASTLNDSNVQLATIGGNSLPAISFTTGGAGTVNHTLDAGFTCAPAVIASLVATPAVCVGQTVTANSARIDLTGVQNGDKAFLYTAGPAPSYTAVSGQPVSSSAVSFTGLADPATSAGQSYSIIVYSGPVCSTVVSVTLAKAVCGTCAIGVAATPGACQAATNSYTVTGTVSLTSATAGLVTVTDGSSTTSFSVSVGQISATYSLTGLLSNASLHTVTATLPGCSTATTTYTAPASCSVAPSCGLAMVVTPGLCTSATNTYALSGTITSTNVPASGTLTINSDAFTPRSLTLPAGNASGTFSYSGLVSNGQTYTITASYSNSACAPVSQTFTAPVSCSVAPPCSLSAVATAGQCSTATNTYSASVVVSLTNSSAGTLTVSLPGTSPISQTIAANTPTFTAVFNGLVSDGLSHTATISLPDCGTTTATFTAPASCSIAPVCSLSAVASAGTCSSATNTYSASVTVTVLNPVAATLTVNLAGGSQTFSTTANAQNTFTAVFNGLVSDGLSHTATVSLPGCGTTTATYTAPASCSVAPVCSISAVATAGQCATATNTYSSTVVVTVNNPTSGTLLITDGTQTQPFATTAGATNTFTVIFPGLVSNGSTHSVVATLPGCSTATTTYTAPASCSVAPGCNLSVTASGSNCNPATNQYVLSGTINLTNSPTSQTLTLTDGSYVRSLTANAGTTSIAFSYTTLQSDGAVHTVTVTSSASACATTSTTYTAPASCSVAPVCSISAVATPGLCSTATNTFSNTVTVTMNNPTTGILTVTDGVNSVTFTVPASTGTTTAVATFNGIVSNGASHTVTATLPGCSTTTTTYTAPGSCTQPTGTQLTLSKYVSKPKAKLGDVLTYTVVLTNTGSTTATNVAVRDSMTTGLRYVGGSATAPTGTTFNQGTPLSTWTVGSLTPSQSFTLTYQAIADSSGILYNKATIPGDTAKVCTTIPVQVCTGDVYLFRLNAPAGRTSYKWYKNGVLIVGQTTHILDITTPGSYSLAADSLSGLCPSFSCCPFIVEEDTLPTFQASALAATCAGGLVQANGQLVLSNFKTGYTYQYSTGTDFNESAPLSGTAQTIPVNGIIANNLPNPVSAQAYTVRVFNSSGCYTDVTVTLNPTACICSLSAVATPSQCNTATNTYSALVAVSLTNSLTGTITVSIPGASPVSQTVAANTSVVTITVPGLPSDGAIHTATVSLPGCSTATAVYSAPASCSVAPPCSLSAVATAGQCSTATNTYSASVVVSLTNSSAGTLTLSLPGTSPISQTISANTSSFTAVFNGLVSDGLSHTATISLPGCGTTAASYTAPTSCSVAIPVLALTVTPGTCQSATNQYSISGTLSLTNAPASTVIFSDGLVATTVSVSAGATSVAYTLAGLSSGTGSHTVTASLVGQVVSATYTAPTSCSVAPVCSMTAIATPSQCMPGTNTYSALVAVSLSNPVNGTITVSIPGASPVSQTVAANTSVATVVVPGLLSDGGIHTATVTLPGCSTTTSVYSAPVSCSVAPPCSLSAVATAGQCSTATNTYSASVVVSLTNSSAGTLTLSLPGTSPISQTIAANTPTFTAVFNGLVSDGLSHTATISLPDCGTTTATFTAPASCSIAPVCSLSAVASAGTCSSATNTYSASVTVTVLNPVAATLTVNLAGGSQTFSTTANAQNTFTAVFNGLVSDGLSHTATVSLPGCGTTTATYTAPASCSVAPPCSITAVATAGQCATATNTYSALVVVSLTNPVNGTITVSIPGASPVSQTVAANASVATISVPGLPSDGAIHTATVTLPGCSTTTAVYSAPASCSVAPPCSLSAVATAGTCSTATNTYSASVTVTVLNPSNGTLSVNLGGNTQTVSTTANGQNTFTVIFTNLPSDGLTHTATASLPGCGTSTSSYTAPSCSVAPVCSITAVATAGQCTTATNTYSALVVVSLTNPVNGTITVSIPGASPVSQTVAANASVATISVPGLPSDGAIHTATVTLPGCSTTTAVYSAPASCSVASTCSMSAVVTAGVCQSATNTFTTKAVITLANPVTGILTVTDGPTSMTFATVTGASASFTATFANLVSDGSSHTVVASLPGCSTTVSTYTAPASCSVGMTISVTDPGVCQPNTNTYNTTGVIALTNAPAGIMTISDGILSLTVTVAAGTTSVPYSMMGLLSGSGLHTVTVSFAGQTAQTTYMAPVPCCVSPVCVPIRIKRVR; from the coding sequence ATGCCTACCTGTACTATGGCGTCGACCACGCAAGTAATTCAGAAACGGCCTTTTACTCCTGGTGGACTGGTAAAAGCAACCTGTCTTACCGTGTCTTTGTTCTTTTTAACGCAGCTATTCTCTGTGGGATTAGCCCAATGCATTTCCAATTCGACACTAACCATTCCCGTTACATTAAGTGGCGACGATGCTACGGAAGTCACCTCTGGAACCGTTTCGACCATTAACACCTCTAGTGCCGATCTGGCTTTTTTCAATCGGTATATTGGTATCCGTTTCGCGTCGGTGTACATTCCAAAATCGGCGACGATAACAAACGCCTATATTCAATTTACGGGCAACAGTGCTACGTCTACTTCGGCCGGTATATCGAACGTAGGGATTCGTGGACACAACGTTGCCAATTCGAATTCATTTACTGCCGCTATCGGATCCAATGATATTTCAAGCCGTTATACTACAGCACCAACATCGGCATCGGTCAACTGGACAAATTCAGCCACCTGGACTAATGGGGCTCAGGGTGTGAATCAACGCACGCCCGATCTGAAGGCCATTGTGCAGGAAATCGTTAATCGCTCCGACTGGAAACCCAATAATGCGATTACGTTATTACTCAACGCTACTTCAGGCACAGGCCCTTCGGCCAATGCCTACGATGAGCCCAGCAGCGGTGACCCTAAACTGGTTATCACGTATCAGGCCACAACGACCGTTACCGTTACGCCAACCGTTTCTGGATGCTACAACACTACGGCAGGTAGTCGGGCTACAGTAAGTGTAGAAGTTGGCTGGACCGATGCTCCAGCCAACGATAACCTGGTTATTAAGTTGGGGAATCAGACGCGGCAAGTTACGCCTGGTATTAATGTCATCAGCTTTTTTGATCCAGACCCTTACGAAACCCAGGTACCGGTAGAGTTCGCATCCCCTCAGGTATTCACCTTCGAAATTCCAGCCGACGGGTCGGGCGGTACAGTAACCGCTTCTTTTGCGAGCAACACCGTCTGTACGAGTACGGCCTCCTTCACTGCCCCGGCGGCCTGTCAGCCAATAACCTGTACCTCCGGTACTGACCTGAGTGGTACTGCCTTCAATGATTTTAATGGCGACGGGGTCAAAAATGCCGGGGAAACAACAGGGGTTTCTGGTATTGTTGTGAAAGCATACGATTGTGCCGGTACGGTGTATACCACGACGACCGATGTAAACGGCCAATATAAATTAACCATCCCCCTCGCTAATTATCCCGTTCGGCTGGAGTTTACGAACCTCCCATCAGCCTACTCAGCTCAGGGAACGCCGAATGGGGTAGATGGTCGGACAACGGTCCAATTCATCACAGCGCCCGATTGCGGAGTCGATCTGGGCATGTCGGACCCAACGGATTATTGCCAGAACAATCCCAAAATTTTCGTACCCTGCTACGTGAATGGAAACCCATTGGCTAGCGGAACAGCGGGTACACAGGATGCCTTTGTATCCGTAAATTATAACGATTTTTCAACTTCTACCGGATCGGGCAACTATACGAATTCAACCAATCCGGCTCATATTGCCAGTGCCTCTCAGGTTGGGGCGCTTTGGGGCACGGTTTACAACAAACAAACCAAAACCATATTTACCTCATCGGTACTGCGTCGGCATGCTGGTTTGGGCCCATTAGGGCTGGGCGGTATTTATGCCATCAATCCAACCACCAATGCGGTCAGTAATTTTCTGGACGTCACCAACCTGGGTATCAACGTCGGATCAGCCAGCGTAGGTAGCAATGTCAGCCGTGGATTATCGGCCAGCGCTATTTCGTTTAGCCATGATTCGGCCGCCTTTGCACAGGTCGGTAAAGTTGGTATTGGCGGCTTAACTATTTCGTCGGACGGCAACCAGCTTTATTTCGTCAACCTATTCGATAAAAAAGTCTACCGCTTAGATATCTCAGCCTATAATGCGGGCGGTGCATCGCCAACTACGTCGACTTCATTTGCCATCCCCAATGGCTGCTCGAATGGCAATAATTCCCGACCCTGGGGTATCAAATACCATAAAGGCAAGGTATACGTAGGCGTCATCTGCGATGGGTCAGTAACGGACAATCGGTCGGATATGCGGGCTTTTGTGTATGCCCTGGACCCTGTAGCCAATACCTGGAGTACTATTTTTGACTTCCCCCTGACCTATCCGAAAGGCCCGGCACTGCTGAACGATGATATACAGGCAGGAGCCGCTTCGAACAACTGGCGCACCTGGACAGATAACTTTGATCAACTGGTCTTTGTCGATGGGCATTACCTGTTGCGTAGCCAGCCTATTCTGTCGGGGATTGAATTCGACATCGACAACTCGATGGTACTCGGCTTTGCTGACCGCACAGGGTTACAGGGGGCGGCCGATAATTATGGCACACGGGCAGCCGACACCAAATTGTATTATGCCATTAGTGGTGGTGATATACTCCGGGCAGCCAATATCAATGGTGTTTACATTCTGGAAAACAATGCAAAGGTCGCTGGTATTACCGGTGCTTTACCAAACAATAGCCAGGGACCAGGTTCGGGCGAATTTTATAATGACGACTTCGTTCAGGTTGGTATTTTGGTCCATACCGAGAATGCGCTGGGAGGTCTGGCTATACGTCCGGGTTCAGGAAACGTGCTGACTTCGGCAATGGACCCCTTGAACGAAGTACCCTATGCCAATGGATTCCGCCAGTTTTCAAACGCCAACGGCTCGATTCAGTCATCCTATGTAGTTTTTCAGAACGGAAACTTCCAGAAATCGGTCGGTTTGGGTGACTTTGAGTTAGGTTGTACTACGCCTACTTTCATTGAAATCGGTAACCGTGTCTGGTTCGACACCGATAATGATGGAATTCAGGACCCCTGCGAACAGAGTTTGTCGGGTGTTAATGTCTCGTTATATAAAGCAGGAGCGGTTGTAGCGACCACAACGACGAACGCGAATGGCGAGTATTACTTCTCATCAAAAAGCAAACTGACCAACGGTACCTGGAATGGCACAGGGGCGGATACAACACTTCTGCCCAACACAGCCTATCAGGTGGTATTCGGAACTGGCGGCCAGTTTACAGGTGGTTCGCTTACTATTAGCTCGAATCGGTATCAGCTTACCCAGGCACTAAGCACTGCTCCTACCGCCAGTACACTGAACGATTCCAACGTTCAACTGGCAACAATCGGTGGCAATAGTTTACCGGCTATCAGTTTCACTACGGGCGGGGCCGGTACAGTCAATCATACCCTCGATGCTGGTTTTACCTGTGCGCCAGCCGTAATCGCCAGTCTTGTGGCCACCCCTGCTGTCTGCGTAGGCCAAACGGTAACGGCTAATAGTGCCCGTATCGATCTGACAGGGGTTCAGAATGGAGATAAAGCATTCTTATACACAGCCGGTCCAGCGCCATCGTACACAGCCGTTAGCGGACAACCCGTATCTTCCTCTGCGGTTTCGTTTACTGGATTAGCCGACCCTGCTACATCGGCTGGGCAGAGTTACTCGATCATTGTCTATAGCGGTCCAGTCTGCTCAACGGTGGTCTCGGTAACGTTGGCCAAAGCCGTTTGTGGCACCTGTGCCATAGGGGTAGCGGCAACACCAGGAGCCTGCCAGGCGGCAACCAACAGCTACACGGTTACCGGAACCGTTAGCCTGACCAGCGCTACTGCCGGACTTGTCACGGTGACGGATGGCAGCAGTACTACCTCATTCAGTGTTTCCGTAGGGCAAATTTCAGCGACCTATTCCTTAACAGGTTTACTCTCTAATGCCAGCCTACATACGGTAACGGCTACGTTACCCGGATGCAGTACGGCAACCACAACTTATACGGCCCCTGCCTCGTGTTCGGTGGCACCATCATGCGGTTTGGCAATGGTGGTTACCCCCGGCCTGTGTACATCCGCGACAAATACTTATGCACTCTCGGGCACGATTACGTCAACCAATGTACCAGCCAGTGGTACGCTGACAATAAATTCGGATGCATTTACGCCCAGAAGTCTTACATTACCGGCAGGCAATGCTTCAGGAACCTTCAGCTATTCAGGCTTAGTGAGTAATGGCCAAACCTATACCATCACGGCCAGCTATTCCAACTCAGCCTGCGCTCCTGTCAGCCAGACCTTTACCGCACCTGTTTCCTGCTCGGTAGCTCCGCCCTGCTCGCTCAGTGCCGTAGCTACAGCGGGACAATGCAGCACAGCCACCAATACCTATTCTGCTTCGGTTGTCGTGAGTCTGACCAACAGTTCGGCCGGTACGCTCACCGTTAGTTTACCCGGCACCAGTCCAATCAGTCAAACGATTGCGGCTAACACCCCCACTTTCACGGCTGTCTTCAACGGACTAGTCTCCGATGGTCTTAGCCATACGGCCACCATCAGCCTGCCCGATTGCGGTACCACTACAGCCACCTTCACCGCTCCAGCTTCCTGCTCCATCGCCCCTGTCTGCTCGCTCAGTGCGGTGGCTTCGGCCGGAACCTGTAGCTCAGCTACTAACACCTATTCGGCTTCGGTAACCGTGACCGTACTCAACCCTGTGGCGGCTACCCTGACGGTTAATCTGGCAGGAGGCTCACAGACCTTCTCCACCACGGCCAATGCCCAGAACACCTTCACGGCTGTCTTCAACGGGTTGGTCTCCGATGGACTCAGTCATACGGCCACCGTTAGTCTGCCCGGTTGTGGCACGACCACTGCCACCTATACCGCTCCAGCCAGTTGTTCGGTGGCTCCAGTTTGTTCCATCAGTGCGGTGGCTACGGCTGGTCAGTGTGCTACGGCCACCAACACCTATTCGTCAACAGTAGTGGTAACGGTCAACAATCCAACATCGGGTACGCTTTTAATTACGGACGGTACGCAAACCCAGCCGTTCGCTACCACTGCCGGTGCAACCAATACCTTTACGGTTATTTTCCCTGGATTAGTCTCCAATGGCAGTACGCATTCTGTAGTGGCCACACTGCCGGGTTGTTCGACAGCAACGACAACGTATACAGCACCAGCGAGTTGCTCGGTAGCACCTGGCTGTAACCTGAGTGTAACGGCTAGTGGCTCCAACTGTAATCCGGCTACGAACCAGTACGTATTGAGTGGAACGATAAACCTGACCAACAGCCCGACCAGTCAAACTCTGACCCTAACGGATGGCAGCTATGTCCGTTCGCTAACGGCCAACGCCGGTACAACGTCAATTGCTTTCAGCTACACAACCCTGCAAAGCGACGGAGCCGTACATACGGTGACGGTGACCAGCAGTGCCTCGGCCTGCGCTACCACCAGCACCACGTATACAGCCCCTGCCAGTTGCTCGGTGGCTCCGGTTTGCTCGATCAGCGCCGTGGCCACACCCGGACTCTGCAGCACCGCCACCAACACATTCTCCAACACGGTAACGGTTACGATGAACAACCCAACTACCGGAATACTAACGGTTACGGATGGAGTTAATAGCGTAACCTTTACCGTTCCGGCTTCAACAGGGACGACTACTGCCGTCGCTACCTTCAATGGCATCGTATCCAATGGGGCTTCGCACACAGTAACGGCCACTTTACCCGGTTGTTCAACGACAACAACAACCTACACAGCCCCCGGCTCGTGTACACAACCGACTGGTACGCAACTGACCTTATCGAAATACGTCAGCAAACCTAAAGCTAAACTTGGTGACGTACTGACCTATACTGTTGTATTGACCAATACAGGCAGCACAACGGCCACTAATGTTGCGGTTCGCGATTCGATGACAACGGGACTACGTTATGTAGGCGGTTCAGCTACTGCTCCGACAGGTACAACCTTCAATCAGGGAACCCCGCTTAGCACTTGGACAGTAGGAAGTCTTACTCCCTCTCAGAGCTTTACGCTAACTTACCAGGCCATTGCCGACAGCTCGGGGATTCTGTATAACAAAGCAACCATACCGGGCGATACAGCTAAAGTATGTACTACGATTCCGGTACAGGTTTGTACAGGCGATGTTTATCTGTTCAGACTGAACGCACCCGCTGGCCGAACCAGTTATAAGTGGTACAAAAACGGCGTATTGATCGTAGGGCAGACGACGCATATCCTCGACATTACGACACCTGGAAGCTACAGTTTGGCTGCCGATAGTTTATCGGGTCTATGCCCTAGTTTTAGTTGCTGCCCCTTCATTGTTGAGGAAGATACGCTGCCAACGTTCCAGGCTTCAGCCCTGGCGGCTACCTGTGCAGGTGGTTTGGTGCAGGCAAACGGTCAACTCGTGTTAAGCAACTTCAAAACAGGATACACCTATCAATATTCCACAGGCACTGATTTCAATGAATCCGCTCCACTCTCAGGAACCGCCCAAACGATTCCGGTCAATGGAATAATTGCGAACAATTTACCAAATCCGGTTTCGGCTCAGGCGTATACAGTAAGGGTTTTCAACAGCAGCGGTTGTTATACGGATGTTACAGTCACCTTAAATCCGACCGCATGTATCTGCTCATTATCGGCCGTAGCCACGCCAAGCCAGTGTAATACGGCGACTAATACCTATTCGGCTCTGGTGGCCGTCAGCCTGACAAATTCATTGACTGGCACCATCACGGTGAGTATTCCTGGAGCATCACCCGTTAGCCAGACAGTAGCCGCCAATACATCGGTGGTAACGATCACAGTTCCTGGCCTGCCATCAGACGGCGCTATTCATACAGCAACGGTATCCCTACCTGGTTGCTCGACAGCTACAGCGGTTTACTCCGCTCCGGCCTCCTGCTCGGTAGCTCCGCCCTGCTCGCTCAGTGCCGTAGCTACGGCGGGACAATGCAGCACGGCCACCAATACCTATTCTGCTTCGGTTGTCGTGAGTCTGACCAACAGTTCGGCCGGTACGCTCACCCTTAGCTTACCCGGCACCAGTCCAATCAGTCAGACCATCAGTGCCAATACCAGCTCGTTCACGGCTGTCTTCAACGGACTAGTCTCCGATGGTCTTAGCCATACGGCCACCATCAGCCTACCCGGTTGCGGCACTACAGCGGCCAGCTATACCGCGCCGACAAGCTGTTCAGTAGCGATTCCAGTTCTGGCCTTAACTGTAACGCCCGGAACTTGCCAGAGTGCAACCAACCAGTATTCTATTTCGGGAACGCTTTCACTCACCAATGCTCCGGCCAGTACAGTTATCTTCTCAGATGGCCTTGTGGCGACTACCGTATCGGTCAGTGCAGGCGCTACTTCCGTAGCGTATACGCTGGCAGGTTTGAGCAGCGGGACAGGCTCACATACGGTAACGGCCAGCTTAGTTGGTCAGGTGGTCAGTGCGACCTATACCGCTCCGACTAGCTGTTCAGTAGCCCCTGTCTGCTCAATGACGGCTATTGCCACACCAAGTCAGTGTATGCCAGGCACCAACACGTACTCGGCACTGGTTGCGGTAAGCTTAAGCAATCCAGTGAACGGTACCATTACGGTGAGTATTCCTGGAGCATCACCCGTTAGCCAGACAGTAGCCGCCAATACATCGGTAGCTACCGTAGTAGTCCCCGGCTTGCTTTCTGATGGAGGGATTCATACCGCAACCGTAACACTACCCGGCTGCTCAACGACCACATCGGTGTATTCGGCACCTGTTTCCTGCTCGGTAGCTCCGCCCTGCTCGCTCAGTGCCGTAGCTACGGCGGGACAATGCAGCACGGCCACCAATACCTATTCTGCTTCGGTTGTTGTGAGTCTGACCAACAGTTCGGCTGGTACGCTCACCCTTAGCTTACCCGGCACCAGTCCAATCAGTCAAACGATTGCGGCTAACACCCCCACTTTCACGGCTGTCTTCAACGGACTAGTCTCCGACGGTCTTAGCCATACGGCCACCATCAGCCTGCCCGATTGCGGTACCACTACAGCCACCTTCACCGCTCCAGCTTCCTGCTCCATCGCCCCTGTCTGCTCGCTCAGTGCGGTGGCTTCGGCCGGAACCTGTAGCTCAGCTACCAACACCTATTCGGCTTCGGTAACCGTGACCGTACTCAACCCTGTGGCGGCTACCCTGACGGTTAATCTGGCAGGAGGCTCACAGACCTTCTCCACCACGGCCAATGCCCAGAACACCTTCACGGCTGTCTTCAATGGGTTGGTCTCCGATGGACTCAGTCATACAGCCACCGTTAGTCTACCCGGTTGTGGCACGACCACTGCCACCTATACCGCTCCAGCCAGTTGCTCGGTAGCTCCGCCCTGTTCCATAACTGCCGTCGCTACGGCTGGTCAGTGCGCCACCGCTACCAACACCTACTCGGCTCTGGTAGTGGTTAGCCTGACGAATCCTGTCAACGGCACCATCACGGTCAGTATTCCTGGAGCCTCTCCTGTCAGCCAGACGGTAGCCGCCAACGCATCAGTGGCAACCATCTCCGTGCCCGGCCTGCCTTCTGATGGCGCTATTCATACGGCAACGGTAACGTTGCCCGGCTGCTCGACTACTACGGCCGTATATTCGGCTCCAGCTTCCTGCTCCGTAGCTCCACCCTGCTCGCTCAGTGCCGTGGCTACGGCAGGAACCTGTAGCACGGCCACCAACACCTACTCGGCTTCAGTAACGGTAACGGTTTTGAATCCTTCAAACGGGACGCTTAGCGTGAATTTGGGCGGAAATACGCAAACAGTCTCTACAACAGCCAATGGTCAGAATACCTTCACGGTTATCTTTACGAACCTGCCTTCAGATGGACTCACTCATACGGCCACCGCGAGTCTGCCGGGCTGTGGTACATCCACAAGTAGCTATACGGCCCCTTCCTGCTCAGTCGCGCCGGTTTGTTCCATAACTGCCGTCGCTACGGCTGGTCAGTGTACCACCGCTACCAACACCTACTCGGCTCTGGTAGTGGTTAGCCTGACAAATCCTGTCAACGGCACTATCACGGTCAGTATTCCTGGAGCCTCTCCTGTCAGCCAGACGGTAGCCGCCAACGCATCAGTGGCAACCATCTCCGTGCCCGGCCTGCCTTCTGATGGCGCTATTCATACGGCAACGGTAACGTTGCCTGGCTGCTCGACTACTACGGCCGTATATTCGGCTCCAGCTTCCTGCTCCGTAGCATCGACCTGCTCCATGAGTGCTGTCGTTACGGCAGGGGTATGTCAGTCAGCAACCAACACATTTACGACAAAGGCGGTCATCACGTTGGCTAACCCAGTTACAGGCATACTCACCGTGACCGATGGCCCTACTAGTATGACCTTTGCCACTGTGACGGGCGCTAGTGCATCCTTTACGGCTACGTTTGCCAATCTGGTTTCGGATGGTTCCAGCCATACGGTCGTCGCTTCGCTACCGGGCTGCTCAACAACTGTAAGCACCTATACCGCTCCGGCTAGCTGTAGCGTTGGCATGACTATATCCGTAACAGATCCGGGTGTGTGTCAGCCCAATACGAACACCTATAACACAACGGGTGTCATTGCACTGACCAACGCTCCTGCGGGTATTATGACGATTTCAGACGGTATACTCAGCCTGACCGTAACGGTTGCGGCCGGAACTACATCAGTACCGTATTCCATGATGGGACTATTAAGTGGCTCAGGACTACATACGGTGACGGTGAGCTTTGCCGGACAAACGGCTCAGACAACCTACATGGCTCCTGTTCCATGCTGCGTATCACCCGTCTGTGTTCCCATACGAATCAAGCGGGTACGGTAG
- the sufC gene encoding Fe-S cluster assembly ATPase SufC, translating to MLSISNLQASIGDKEILRGLNLEVNPGEVHAIMGPNGAGKSTLASVLAGREDYDVTGGSVTFDGKDLLDMAPEQRAAEGIFLAFQYPVEIPGVSTTNFLKTAMNEIRKYRSQDPLDAVQFLKLMKEKMKLVNIDQSLLSRSLNEGFSGGEKKRNEIFQMAMLEPKLAILDETDSGLDIDALRIVADGVNKLRSPERATIVVTHYQRLLDYIVPDFVHVLYKGRIVKSGPKELALELEEKGYDWIKAEAI from the coding sequence ATGTTATCCATCAGTAATTTACAAGCCTCTATCGGCGACAAAGAAATATTACGAGGTCTCAATCTGGAAGTCAACCCCGGTGAGGTTCACGCAATTATGGGTCCTAACGGTGCAGGAAAAAGCACCCTGGCATCTGTATTGGCAGGTCGGGAAGATTACGACGTAACGGGCGGCAGCGTTACCTTCGACGGTAAGGACTTATTGGACATGGCCCCTGAACAACGGGCGGCCGAAGGTATTTTTCTGGCCTTTCAATATCCAGTCGAAATACCGGGCGTCAGTACAACCAACTTCCTCAAGACGGCGATGAACGAAATCCGAAAATATCGGAGTCAGGACCCGCTCGATGCTGTGCAGTTTCTGAAGTTGATGAAAGAAAAGATGAAACTCGTCAACATCGACCAATCACTGCTGAGCCGATCATTGAACGAAGGATTTTCGGGGGGAGAAAAGAAACGAAATGAAATCTTCCAGATGGCCATGCTGGAACCCAAACTAGCTATTCTGGACGAAACGGATTCGGGGCTGGATATCGATGCCCTGCGGATTGTAGCCGATGGTGTCAATAAACTCCGGTCGCCAGAGCGCGCTACGATTGTGGTTACGCACTACCAGCGGCTACTCGACTACATCGTACCTGATTTTGTGCATGTTCTGTACAAAGGTCGTATCGTAAAATCAGGCCCGAAAGAGTTGGCTCTCGAACTGGAAGAAAAAGGCTACGACTGGATTAAAGCCGAAGCAATCTGA